One genomic region from Bactrocera tryoni isolate S06 chromosome 3, CSIRO_BtryS06_freeze2, whole genome shotgun sequence encodes:
- the LOC120770135 gene encoding uncharacterized protein LOC120770135: MRCFPDGDVYFYIELSDGWDRYCRWPNKKWKQKELPPPTIINYWRDLEGAKKEHILLADLYFENWLKSRLKEDACLPLLYAVGNRFIKLEKDFPAGFRCAPLPMSLKEYREMQAIIKEEQKQKKKAEKEKKAKAKAAKTKKGKK, encoded by the exons atGCGCTGTTTTCCCGACGGTGATGTCTACTTTTACATTGAGCTCAGCGACGGTTGGGATCGTTATTGCCGTTGgccaaataaaaaatggaaacaaaaggAGCTACCGCCTCCGACAATAATCAATTATTGGCGCGATCTTGAAGGCGCAAAAAAAGAACACATTTTATTGGCAGATTTGTATTTCGAGAATTGGCTAAAATCGCGTTTAAAGGAAGACGCATGTTTGCCATTGTTATATGCTGTTGGCAATCGTTTCATTAAATTGGAAAAAGATTTTCCAGCAGGTTTCAGATGTGCACCATTGCCAATGAGTCTTAAGGAATATAGAGAAATGCAAGCCATAATAAAAG AGGAACAGAAACAGAAAAAGAAGGCGGAGAAAGAAAAGAAAGCCAAGGCAAAAGCGGCGAAaacaaagaaaggcaagaaatAG
- the LOC120770132 gene encoding focal adhesion kinase 1 isoform X2: MSKLQATIGFGTQLAPIPQNEGQIDECVLHLHMPNKGMRPINVNEANDTVLHVIERAVRSLVPGHMPNPHFYALRLNNVVTKEILWMTRSTGMNQVMKYIWYPICPNFECSNYDNTNIKSSNRSSVNSVWRAELRIRYIPNSLAEFYEQDKTSCLYYFDQAKQDYVLSDPTIDVDTAIQLCCLGIRHYLKNTVIKAPDKKHHIDYVEKEIGLNSFLPKSVISSVKPKNLKKLIQAGYKKVYNLTDIEYITKFFDLLQTCKINGNEKFSVTLSSAWNISGFLYIGSQIGISYQTHPQADLTSVATFKDIIKIVTLAIPRDSVNNQSKKPIANSASTDDKYNPCKCWEVKTQLRITTRSNDEDLVITCDGINTAESIADLIDGYCCLIQGSSYVSKWERNDVNTLNSINNGLNASATGSKGNQNNGLDKEKQNEEDQTDGGGATIQTSTKPKPTLTEDYAEIGLIDDEGDYSTPTARNYELERSQINLNEKIGVGQFGDVHIGTYFPKAKKNTKSNALNTMEIKSSVIQVAVKTCKASDDPQKMEQFLEEAYIMQKFDHPHIIRLIGICSESPIWIVMELARHGELRAYLKANSKKLKRGTLLLYCYQLSTALSYLESKKFVHRDIAARNVLVSSPTCIKLADFGLSRWVSDQSYYHSSMCILPIKWMAPESINFRRFTNASDVWMFGVCAWEILMLGVKPFQGIKNSDVITKLENGERLPLPKDCPPRLYSLMSQCWAHEPSKRPTFQRIKETLYEILVDEKISDSETMRRENRRVAAMSWSGCEGEVPPVKPTRTPFEGDSALQSSIVSEKNPLSPQTYIIAQNPEVLARLMMENENRSINPAAYTTPASKKRLSLATSNSDINAMGYFNSHHGPSSLPECSPSISNSLGASRPHTPDCKLDTLKNSTSSIENSSSSNFIDTPSDSRPNNDVATAKQTVNSSGNKPTLAIDRSNDEVYSATKNVVKAIMTLSQDVEKSNANNYLYLVRNVGIELRALLASVDRLSRVFPTQALREVEMAHKVLSKDMQDLVATMRLAQQYSDTTLDSEYRRNMLSSAHVLAMDAKNLFDVVDSIRRRHGISSTPPAPLQERARSNPLSSTSSDPSAFMVKTSSGHTITPNEETAVTLTEDGYQVMSNSKYQNYNNLVTEKDKIDGELTQQQLPNIGNLHVTTHLNNEGVGRRSNLAFEHIMHNTNEQLQIVEHTDSSEFDHLYSNTNIASQKRCN, from the exons ATGTCGAAATTACAAGCTACTATCGGTTTTGGGACTCAACTAGCACCAATTCCACAAAATGAag gaCAAATTGATGAATGTGTTTTGCATTTGCACATGCCTAACAAGGGTATGCGGCCAATTAATGTTAACGAGGCAAATGACACTGTACTTCATGTTATTGAACGTGCTGTGCGTAGCTTGGTACCGGGTCATATGCCGAATCCCCATTTCTATGCACTACGTTTGAATAATGTAGTAACTAAAGAAATATTATGGATGACGAGATCAACAGGCATGAATCAggttatgaaatatatttggtaCCCGATCTGCCCGAATTTCGAATGTTCCAACTATGATAATACAAATATCAAAAGTAGCAACAGGAGTTCGGTCAATAGTGTTTGGCGGGCTGAGCTGCGAATACGTTACATTCCAAATAGTTTGGCGGAGTTTTATGAGCAAGACAAAACCAgctgtttatattattttgatcAG gctAAACAAGATTATGTTTTGTCTGATCCAACAATCGATGTCGATACGGCGATACAATTGTGCTGTTTAGGTATCCGACATTATCTTAAGAATACGGTAATTAAAGCGCCAGATAAAAAACACCATATTGATTATGTTGAGAAGGAAATCGGTTTAAATTCTTTTCTTCCAAAATCTGTGATAAGTTCAGTAAAGCCAAAGAACTTGAAAAAGTTAATTCAAGCTGGATATAAGAAGGTGTATAATTTAACGGACATTGAATATATAACCAA GTTTTTCGATCTTCTCCAAACATGTAAAATTAATGGAAACGAAAAATTTTCAGTAACATTAAGCTCAGCATGGAATATATCGGGATTCTTGTACATCGGTTCACAAATTG gcatttcctaTCAAACACATCCACAAGCTGACCTGACAAGCGTCGCAACCTTCAAAGACATTATCAAAATTGTAACACTTGCTATACCCAGGGATAGTGTAAATAACCAATCTAAAAAGCCAATTGCTAACTCGGCCTCTACAGATGATAAATATAATCCTTGTAAATGCTGGGAGGTCAAAACTCAATTGCGAATTACGACAAGGAGCAATGATGAAGACTTAGTAATCACCTGTGATGGCATAAAT ACTGCAGAGAGCATTGCTGATCTTATTGATGGATATTGTTGCTTAATTCAAGGCAGTAGCTATGTTTCCAAATGGGAACGTAACGATGTAAATACTTTAAATAGTATAAATAATGGCTTGAATGCATCAGCCACAGGTTCAAAGGGCAATCAAAATAATGGCTTAGACAAGGAAAAGCAAAATGAGGAGGATCAAACTGATGGTGGTGGTGCAACAATTCAAACCAGCACAAAACCAAAGCCTACCTTAACCGAAGACTACGCTGAAATCGGTTTAATCGATGATGAGGGCGACTATTCTACGCCTACTG CTCGAAATTATGAATTAGAAAGATCTCAAATAAATCTGAATGAAAAAATAGGCGTTGGCCAATTCGGTGATGTTCATATAGGCACATATTTTCCGAAAGCTAAGAAAAATACCAAATCGAATGCATTGAATACTATGGAAATAAAATCTTCGGTAATTCAAGTTGCAGTGAAAACGTGCAAAGCAAGTGATGACCCTCAAAAAATGGAGCAATTTTTAGAAGAAGCAT ATATTATGCAAAAATTCGATCATCCCCATATAATTCGTTTAATTGGTATATGCAGTGAATCGCCGATTTGGATTGTTATGGAATTAGCACGTCACGGGGAACTTAGGGCGTATTTAAAAGCCAACAGTAAGAA ACTTAAGCGTGGTACGCTGCTCCTCTACTGCTACCAGTTGTCGACAGCCCTAAGCTATTTGGAATCCAAGAAGTTCGTACATAGAGATATTGCGGCACGAAATGTGTTAGTCAGTTCGCCAACTTGTATAAAG CTTGCTGATTTCGGTCTCTCGCGTTGGGTGTCGGATCAATCGTATTATCATTCGAGCATGTGTATATTGCCCATTAAGTGGATGGCGCCCGAGTCCATCAATTTTCGAAGATTCACCAACGCTAGTGATGTCTGGATGTTTg GCGTTTGCGCTTGGGAAATACTGATGTTGGGAGTAAAGCCGTTTCAAGGTATCAAAAACAGTGACGTTATAACGAAATTGGAAAACGGTGAACGTTTGCCGCTGCCAAAAGATTGTCCGCCACGCTTGTACTCACTCATGTCACAATGTTGGGCTCATGAGCCATCCAAACGACCCACGTTCCAGCGTATCAAAGAAACTCTTTA TGAAATTTTAGTGGATGAGAAAATTAGCGATTCGGAGACAATGAGGCGTGAGAACAGACGTGTGGCGGCCATGTCATGGAGTGGTTGCGAAGGCGAAGTACCACCAGTTAAACCGACTAGAACACCCTTCGAAGGgg ATTCCGCGTTGCAGTCATCCATAGTGAGCGAAAAAAATCCATTAAGCCCACAAACATACATTATAGCACAAAATCCCGAAGTATTGGCCAGATTAATGATGGAAAACGAGAATCGCAGCATTAATCCAGCAGCTTATACAACACCAGCATCG AAGAAGCGTCTGAGCCTTGCAACATCAAATTCGGATATAAATGCTATGGGTTATTTCAATTCCCATCATGGACCATCAAGTTTACCCGAGTGTTCACCAAGTATTAGTAATTCCTTAGGAGCTTCACGCCCGCACACCCCCGACTGCAAACTTGACACCTTAAAGAATAGTACATCCTCAATAGAGAACTCGTCAAGTAGTAATTTTATTGATACCCCAAGTGATTCAAGGCCAAATAATGATGTAGCAACTGCCAAACAAACCGTTAATAGTAGTGGCAATAAGCCAACGTTGGCGATTGATCGTAGCAATGACGAAGTGTATAGTGCTACTAAAAATGTGGTTAAGGCGATAATGACACTTTCGCAAGATGTGGAAAAATCAAATGCCAATAACTATTTGTATTTAGTACGAAATGTTGGAATTGAATTGCGTGCCTTGCTGGCATCCGTGGATCGACTGTCCAGGGTTTTTCCCACGCAAGCGCTTAG agAGGTTGAAATGGCACACAAAGTGTTGTCAAAGGATATGCAAGATTTGGTGGCAACAATGCGTTTAGCACAGCAGTACAGTGACACAACGCTCGATAGTGAATACAGACG aaatatgttgTCATCCGCGCATGTCCTGGCTATGGATGCAAAAAACCTATTTGATGTAGTGGATTCTATACGTAGACGACATGGTATCTCCTCAACACCACCAGCACCATTACAGGAAAGGGCTCGTTCCAATCCATTGTCCTCAACATCGAGTGATCCGTCGGCGTTCATGGTTAAGACGTCTAGTGGACATACCATAACGCCGAATGAGGAGACAGCTGTAACGCTAACCGAAGATGGTTACCAAGTAATGTCTAATAGtaaatatcaaaattacaacaatttagTAACTGAAAAAGACAAAATTGATGGGGAATTGACGCAACAGCAATTACCAAATATTGGCAATTTACATGTGACAACCCATCTAAATAACGAAGGGGTTGGCAGACGTTCTAACCTCGCATTTGAGCATATTATGCATAATACGAATGAACAACTACAAATTGTAGAACATACAGACAGTTCGGAATTCGATCATTTATATTCGAACACTAATATTGCTTCACAAAAAAGGTGCAACTAA
- the LOC120770132 gene encoding focal adhesion kinase 1 isoform X1, giving the protein MSKLQATIGFGTQLAPIPQNEGQIDECVLHLHMPNKGMRPINVNEANDTVLHVIERAVRSLVPGHMPNPHFYALRLNNVVTKEILWMTRSTGMNQVMKYIWYPICPNFECSNYDNTNIKSSNRSSVNSVWRAELRIRYIPNSLAEFYEQDKTSCLYYFDQAKQDYVLSDPTIDVDTAIQLCCLGIRHYLKNTVIKAPDKKHHIDYVEKEIGLNSFLPKSVISSVKPKNLKKLIQAGYKKVYNLTDIEYITKFFDLLQTCKINGNEKFSVTLSSAWNISGFLYIGSQIGISYQTHPQADLTSVATFKDIIKIVTLAIPRDSVNNQSKKPIANSASTDDKYNPCKCWEVKTQLRITTRSNDEDLVITCDGINTAESIADLIDGYCCLIQGSSYVSKWERNDVNTLNSINNGLNASATGSKGNQNNGLDKEKQNEEDQTDGGGATIQTSTKPKPTLTEDYAEIGLIDDEGDYSTPTARNYELERSQINLNEKIGVGQFGDVHIGTYFPKAKKNTKSNALNTMEIKSSVIQVAVKTCKASDDPQKMEQFLEEAYIMQKFDHPHIIRLIGICSESPIWIVMELARHGELRAYLKANSKKLKRGTLLLYCYQLSTALSYLESKKFVHRDIAARNVLVSSPTCIKLADFGLSRWVSDQSYYHSSMCILPIKWMAPESINFRRFTNASDVWMFGVCAWEILMLGVKPFQGIKNSDVITKLENGERLPLPKDCPPRLYSLMSQCWAHEPSKRPTFQRIKETLYEILVDEKISDSETMRRENRRVAAMSWSGCEGEVPPVKPTRTPFEGDSALQSSIVSEKNPLSPQTYIIAQNPEVLARLMMENENRSINPAAYTTPASVFNTLAVEIDETKTTKVPNSSDVPLKMTKLPASELFKLDPIADEQNVSTLTRLGGTQKQTASLKSTTITNETQPLSLPLHCSCLDKTKHSTNCVYLNASNAVDPSTTLYLKNSRAEVQNNFCTIPTNLPCQKPQMQNNFVLYNPQANIYDFHRMPVDPKITKSDLLRRCNPHSYGSLERNHDTYIIGSVKPMPSKGGSLERNQSISISNNFMRDWVHRSSSLERATTLDAYAGNQTAKTNLSNSLERNISYRTYRNQMKSSMEAEPLQEEIYDFGGSNVKSCATSSLNRNRTADIIPRMQSQRDLSGNCKSQAIAEPFDPKVSPNSTYTPMAPGGKSFTTSYGIGKDFNMHTMQQYPYPINENCELEASNYTDNINLVQQSAILAGQDGVHIAECPLGAQKKRLSLATSNSDINAMGYFNSHHGPSSLPECSPSISNSLGASRPHTPDCKLDTLKNSTSSIENSSSSNFIDTPSDSRPNNDVATAKQTVNSSGNKPTLAIDRSNDEVYSATKNVVKAIMTLSQDVEKSNANNYLYLVRNVGIELRALLASVDRLSRVFPTQALREVEMAHKVLSKDMQDLVATMRLAQQYSDTTLDSEYRRNMLSSAHVLAMDAKNLFDVVDSIRRRHGISSTPPAPLQERARSNPLSSTSSDPSAFMVKTSSGHTITPNEETAVTLTEDGYQVMSNSKYQNYNNLVTEKDKIDGELTQQQLPNIGNLHVTTHLNNEGVGRRSNLAFEHIMHNTNEQLQIVEHTDSSEFDHLYSNTNIASQKRCN; this is encoded by the exons ATGTCGAAATTACAAGCTACTATCGGTTTTGGGACTCAACTAGCACCAATTCCACAAAATGAag gaCAAATTGATGAATGTGTTTTGCATTTGCACATGCCTAACAAGGGTATGCGGCCAATTAATGTTAACGAGGCAAATGACACTGTACTTCATGTTATTGAACGTGCTGTGCGTAGCTTGGTACCGGGTCATATGCCGAATCCCCATTTCTATGCACTACGTTTGAATAATGTAGTAACTAAAGAAATATTATGGATGACGAGATCAACAGGCATGAATCAggttatgaaatatatttggtaCCCGATCTGCCCGAATTTCGAATGTTCCAACTATGATAATACAAATATCAAAAGTAGCAACAGGAGTTCGGTCAATAGTGTTTGGCGGGCTGAGCTGCGAATACGTTACATTCCAAATAGTTTGGCGGAGTTTTATGAGCAAGACAAAACCAgctgtttatattattttgatcAG gctAAACAAGATTATGTTTTGTCTGATCCAACAATCGATGTCGATACGGCGATACAATTGTGCTGTTTAGGTATCCGACATTATCTTAAGAATACGGTAATTAAAGCGCCAGATAAAAAACACCATATTGATTATGTTGAGAAGGAAATCGGTTTAAATTCTTTTCTTCCAAAATCTGTGATAAGTTCAGTAAAGCCAAAGAACTTGAAAAAGTTAATTCAAGCTGGATATAAGAAGGTGTATAATTTAACGGACATTGAATATATAACCAA GTTTTTCGATCTTCTCCAAACATGTAAAATTAATGGAAACGAAAAATTTTCAGTAACATTAAGCTCAGCATGGAATATATCGGGATTCTTGTACATCGGTTCACAAATTG gcatttcctaTCAAACACATCCACAAGCTGACCTGACAAGCGTCGCAACCTTCAAAGACATTATCAAAATTGTAACACTTGCTATACCCAGGGATAGTGTAAATAACCAATCTAAAAAGCCAATTGCTAACTCGGCCTCTACAGATGATAAATATAATCCTTGTAAATGCTGGGAGGTCAAAACTCAATTGCGAATTACGACAAGGAGCAATGATGAAGACTTAGTAATCACCTGTGATGGCATAAAT ACTGCAGAGAGCATTGCTGATCTTATTGATGGATATTGTTGCTTAATTCAAGGCAGTAGCTATGTTTCCAAATGGGAACGTAACGATGTAAATACTTTAAATAGTATAAATAATGGCTTGAATGCATCAGCCACAGGTTCAAAGGGCAATCAAAATAATGGCTTAGACAAGGAAAAGCAAAATGAGGAGGATCAAACTGATGGTGGTGGTGCAACAATTCAAACCAGCACAAAACCAAAGCCTACCTTAACCGAAGACTACGCTGAAATCGGTTTAATCGATGATGAGGGCGACTATTCTACGCCTACTG CTCGAAATTATGAATTAGAAAGATCTCAAATAAATCTGAATGAAAAAATAGGCGTTGGCCAATTCGGTGATGTTCATATAGGCACATATTTTCCGAAAGCTAAGAAAAATACCAAATCGAATGCATTGAATACTATGGAAATAAAATCTTCGGTAATTCAAGTTGCAGTGAAAACGTGCAAAGCAAGTGATGACCCTCAAAAAATGGAGCAATTTTTAGAAGAAGCAT ATATTATGCAAAAATTCGATCATCCCCATATAATTCGTTTAATTGGTATATGCAGTGAATCGCCGATTTGGATTGTTATGGAATTAGCACGTCACGGGGAACTTAGGGCGTATTTAAAAGCCAACAGTAAGAA ACTTAAGCGTGGTACGCTGCTCCTCTACTGCTACCAGTTGTCGACAGCCCTAAGCTATTTGGAATCCAAGAAGTTCGTACATAGAGATATTGCGGCACGAAATGTGTTAGTCAGTTCGCCAACTTGTATAAAG CTTGCTGATTTCGGTCTCTCGCGTTGGGTGTCGGATCAATCGTATTATCATTCGAGCATGTGTATATTGCCCATTAAGTGGATGGCGCCCGAGTCCATCAATTTTCGAAGATTCACCAACGCTAGTGATGTCTGGATGTTTg GCGTTTGCGCTTGGGAAATACTGATGTTGGGAGTAAAGCCGTTTCAAGGTATCAAAAACAGTGACGTTATAACGAAATTGGAAAACGGTGAACGTTTGCCGCTGCCAAAAGATTGTCCGCCACGCTTGTACTCACTCATGTCACAATGTTGGGCTCATGAGCCATCCAAACGACCCACGTTCCAGCGTATCAAAGAAACTCTTTA TGAAATTTTAGTGGATGAGAAAATTAGCGATTCGGAGACAATGAGGCGTGAGAACAGACGTGTGGCGGCCATGTCATGGAGTGGTTGCGAAGGCGAAGTACCACCAGTTAAACCGACTAGAACACCCTTCGAAGGgg ATTCCGCGTTGCAGTCATCCATAGTGAGCGAAAAAAATCCATTAAGCCCACAAACATACATTATAGCACAAAATCCCGAAGTATTGGCCAGATTAATGATGGAAAACGAGAATCGCAGCATTAATCCAGCAGCTTATACAACACCAGCATCGGTATTTAATACATTAGCTGTAGAAATTGatgaaaccaaaacaacaaaagtccCAAATAGTTCAGATGTACCATTGAAAATGACCAAATTGCCAGCATCTGAATTGTTTAAATTGGATCCCATAGCGGATGAGCAAAATGTTTCGACATTAACACGTTTAGGTGGCACACAAAAACAAACTGCTTCGCTTAAGTCCACAACAATTACCAATGAAACACAACCCCTGTCTCTGCCCTTACATTGTAGTTGTCTAGATAAAACCAAGCATTCCACGAATTGCGTCTATCTAAATGCTAGTAATGCAGTAGATCCTAGCACTACGTTGTACTTGAAAAACTCACGCGCAGaagttcaaaataatttttgcacaatTCCAACTAATTTGCCCTGTCAGAAACcgcaaatgcaaaataattttgttttatataatccACAAGCAAATATTTACGATTTCCACCGTATGCCAGTGGATCCCAAGATTACTAAATCCGACTTATTGCGTAGATGCAATCCGCATTCTTATGGCAGTCTGGAGCGTAATcatgatacatacataatagGTTCGGTTAAGCCGATGCCATCCAAAGGTGGTAGTTTGGAGCGCAATCAATCGATTTCTATTTCCAATAACTTCATGCGTGATTGGGTACATCGTAGTAGTAGTTTAGAAAGAGCAACAACATTAGACGCATATGCCGGCAAtcaaacagcaaaaacaaatttatcaaATAGCTTAGAACGTAATATTTCTTATCGTACATATCGCAATCAAATGAAAAGCTCAATGGAAGCGGAACCATTACAAGAAGAAATTTACGATTTCGGTGGTAGTAATGTAAAATCGTGTGCTACCAGCTCACTAAACCGTAATCGCACAGCTGACATAATTCCACGCATGCAATCACAACGCGACTTAAGTGGTAATTGCAAATCTCAAGCCATTGCCGAACCATTCGATCCAAAAGTTTCACCTAACTCAACATATACGCCAATGGCACCAGGCGGGAAATCTTTTACAACTAGCTATGGCATAGGAAAGGACTTTAATATGCATACCATGCAACAATATCCTTATCCAATTAATGAAAATTGCGAGTTAGAAGCTTCCAATTATACAGATAACATAAATTTAGTGCAGCAAAGCGCAATATTGGCAGGTCAGGATGGCGTGCATATTGCTGAGTGTCCACTTGGCGCACAG AAGAAGCGTCTGAGCCTTGCAACATCAAATTCGGATATAAATGCTATGGGTTATTTCAATTCCCATCATGGACCATCAAGTTTACCCGAGTGTTCACCAAGTATTAGTAATTCCTTAGGAGCTTCACGCCCGCACACCCCCGACTGCAAACTTGACACCTTAAAGAATAGTACATCCTCAATAGAGAACTCGTCAAGTAGTAATTTTATTGATACCCCAAGTGATTCAAGGCCAAATAATGATGTAGCAACTGCCAAACAAACCGTTAATAGTAGTGGCAATAAGCCAACGTTGGCGATTGATCGTAGCAATGACGAAGTGTATAGTGCTACTAAAAATGTGGTTAAGGCGATAATGACACTTTCGCAAGATGTGGAAAAATCAAATGCCAATAACTATTTGTATTTAGTACGAAATGTTGGAATTGAATTGCGTGCCTTGCTGGCATCCGTGGATCGACTGTCCAGGGTTTTTCCCACGCAAGCGCTTAG agAGGTTGAAATGGCACACAAAGTGTTGTCAAAGGATATGCAAGATTTGGTGGCAACAATGCGTTTAGCACAGCAGTACAGTGACACAACGCTCGATAGTGAATACAGACG aaatatgttgTCATCCGCGCATGTCCTGGCTATGGATGCAAAAAACCTATTTGATGTAGTGGATTCTATACGTAGACGACATGGTATCTCCTCAACACCACCAGCACCATTACAGGAAAGGGCTCGTTCCAATCCATTGTCCTCAACATCGAGTGATCCGTCGGCGTTCATGGTTAAGACGTCTAGTGGACATACCATAACGCCGAATGAGGAGACAGCTGTAACGCTAACCGAAGATGGTTACCAAGTAATGTCTAATAGtaaatatcaaaattacaacaatttagTAACTGAAAAAGACAAAATTGATGGGGAATTGACGCAACAGCAATTACCAAATATTGGCAATTTACATGTGACAACCCATCTAAATAACGAAGGGGTTGGCAGACGTTCTAACCTCGCATTTGAGCATATTATGCATAATACGAATGAACAACTACAAATTGTAGAACATACAGACAGTTCGGAATTCGATCATTTATATTCGAACACTAATATTGCTTCACAAAAAAGGTGCAACTAA
- the LOC120770133 gene encoding WD repeat-containing protein 47 produces MISGKTKTVNEIEPKRPRFLPVTTLTDVQAVRCAEFHPNGKLYVVGSNSKTFRICKYPQLSELKKFHEVQQPTVLFKRTKHHKGSIYCTAWSADGILIATGSNDKTVKLMHFNNDETQLEGREIDLTMHDGTVRDLCFVEDTINKSRLLISGGAGDCKIYVTDCATATPYQTLGGHSGHILSLYNWGGVMFVSGSQDKTIRFWDLRSNECVNTVAPMTLQGSTFGSPVASVCVDPSGRLLVSGHEDSACVLFDIRGNRPIQCFQPHTADIRSIRFSPSAYYLLTCGYDNNIVLTDLQGDLTLPLPSVLVAQHSDKAISARWHPTDFSFLSTSADKTSTLWALPPF; encoded by the exons ATCGAACCAAAACGACCAAGATTTTTACCTGTCACCACATTAACAGATGTCCAGGCTGTTCGCTGTGCCGAATTCCATCCGAATGGAAAATTATATGTTGTCGGTTCAAATTCGAAAACATTTCGAATTTGCAAATATCCGCAATTGTCTGAATTAAA aaaatttcatgaagttcAACAACCTACTGTATTATTTAAACGCACAAAACATCATAAAGGCTCAATTTATTGCACAGCATGGTCGGCAGATGGCATATTAATAGCGACAGGTTCAAATGATAAGACCGTTAAGCTTATGCATTTCAATAACGATGAAACACAACTAGAAGGGCGTGAAATCGACTTAACTATGCATGATGGCACCGTTAGGGATCTATGTTTCGTGGAAgataccataaataaatcgcgaTTGCTTATAAGTGGTGGAGCTGGCGattgtaaaatttatgttaCCGATTGTGCAACCGCGACACCCTATCAGACGCTCGGTGGTCACAGTGGACATATTCTATCATTATACAATTGGGGTGGTGTTATGTTTGTTTCGGGATCCCAG gatAAAACAATTCGGTTTTGGGACTTGCGTTCTAATGAATGTGTTAATACAGTTGCTCCAATGACACTGCAAGGGTCAACATTTGGTTCACCTGTCGCTTCAGTATGTGTTGACCCTTCTGGTCGTTTATTGGTCTCTGGACATGAGGATAGCGCATGTGTGCTTTTTGACATACGAGGAAACCGGCCCATACAATGTTTCCAGCCACATACCGCAGATATAAG ATCTATACGTTTTTCACCATCGGCCTATTATTTGCTCACATGTGGATACGACAACAATATTGTCCTTACCGATTTGCAGGGCGATTTAACCCTGCCCCTACCATCTGTGTTAGTCGCGCAACACAGCGACAAAGCTATATCAGCACGTTGGCATCCGACTGATTTCTCCTTCCTTTCGACATCAGCGGATAAGACGTCAACACTATGGGCATTGCCgccgttttga
- the LOC120770134 gene encoding 60S ribosomal protein L11: protein MYNSGLKDVKKIKRDPAKNPMRDLHIRKLCLNICVGESGDRLTRAAKVLEQLTGQQPVFSKARYTVRSFGIRRNEKIAVHCTVRGAKAEEILERGLKVREYELRRDNFSATGNFGFGIQEHIDLGIKYDPSIGIYGLDFYVVLGRPGYNVAHRKRKSGTVGFPHRLTKEDAMKWFQQKYDGIILNSKK, encoded by the exons ATGTACAATTCTGGACTgaaggatgttaagaaaatcaAACGCGACCCCGCTAAGAACCCTATGCGGGATCTCCACATCAGGAAACTCTGCTTAAACATCTGCGTTGGTGAATCTGGTGACAGACTTACTCGTGCTGCCAAG GTGTTGGAACAATTAACAGGACAACAACCAGTCTTCTCCAAAGCCAGATATACCGTGCGTTCTTTTGGCATTCGTCGTAATGAAAAGATCGCCGTCCACTGCACAGTTCGCGGTGCTAAAGCTGAAGAAATTTTGGAACGCGGCTTGAAAGTGCGTGAATACGAGTTGAGACGCGATAACTTCTCTGCCACCGGTAACTTTGGATTTGGTATTCAAGAACATATCGATTTAGGTATCAAATACGATCCCTCTATTGGTATTTATGGTTTGGACTTCTACGTCGTATTGGGCCGTCCAG GTTACAATGTTGCACACAGAAAACGCAAGTCCGGCACAGTTGGTTTCCCACACCGTCTCACAAAAGAGGATGCCATGAAATGGTTCCAACAGAAATATGACGGTATTATTCTTAAtagtaaaaagtaa